In Brevibacillus brevis, a genomic segment contains:
- the istB gene encoding IS21-like element helper ATPase IstB, producing MREELAKVCKTLHLAHVMETYEQVPFEDRESFLLGVLRMEIQRREETKLKRLIKKAAFPQLKTLEDYAFEAVTLPETCTKEGLIDLRFLERKENVLMLGKVGTGKTHLATALGVEACRRGYAVRFFRVPDLVALLQEKHANGALMRFQKELADCELLILDEVGFVPFHQTGAELLFHVISACYERNSVIVTSNLEFGQWNTVFGDTRLTAALVDRLVHHAHILAFTGESYRLRHALSSMKSS from the coding sequence ATGAGAGAAGAGCTGGCAAAGGTGTGCAAAACTTTGCATTTGGCGCATGTGATGGAAACCTATGAACAGGTGCCGTTTGAAGATCGGGAGAGCTTCTTGCTGGGAGTCTTGCGGATGGAGATTCAACGGCGGGAGGAGACAAAGCTGAAGCGACTGATAAAGAAAGCCGCGTTTCCCCAACTGAAGACACTGGAAGATTACGCTTTTGAGGCAGTCACCTTACCGGAAACATGTACAAAGGAGGGATTGATCGACCTACGTTTTTTGGAGCGCAAGGAAAATGTGCTGATGCTGGGAAAAGTGGGCACGGGGAAGACCCATCTGGCAACAGCGCTTGGCGTAGAGGCGTGCCGAAGGGGATATGCCGTTCGATTCTTCCGTGTTCCCGATCTGGTTGCGCTCTTGCAGGAAAAACACGCGAATGGGGCACTGATGCGGTTTCAAAAAGAACTGGCAGACTGTGAGTTGTTGATTTTGGACGAGGTTGGGTTTGTTCCCTTTCACCAAACGGGGGCTGAGCTGTTGTTTCATGTTATCTCGGCCTGCTATGAGAGAAACAGTGTGATTGTGACGTCGAATTTGGAGTTTGGGCAGTGGAATACGGTGTTTGGAGATACGCGATTGACGGCAGCCCTTGTGGATCGCCTCGTCCACCACGCCCATATTCTGGCGTTTACCGGAGAAAGCTACCGACTGCGCCATGCTCTATCCAGCATGAAGTCTTCCTAA
- the istA gene encoding IS21 family transposase has protein sequence MLKVPQQQYIRFLREVEGCSIQEIAERVQVNWRTAKKYADRDDWNEPVCKRKGRHPVLGPYLEIIDTWLEDDERLPRKQRHTAVRMFQRLRDEYGFPGGQRTVSEYVSKRKKAMAAERAEHFERLEHPGGEAQADFGTVYVVKSGELVERKVLTLSFPYSNAAFVFPVPKENTECFLEALGRLFQQMGGVPRKIWFDNLSAAVVSIQQGGKRECTEAFRRFCAHYRFEPLFCNPYSGHEKGHVENKVGYGRRNWCVPPPVIDTPEQLETYLAEAARADMQRPHYVKKQTIAELWEQEKCKLLTLPTTPLEIFRLETCHLNKYAELSFDAALFPLPQCRAMQPVLVKVKWDVLEVLTADGTYTPIVTLPRPYTEKVISVDWKAVLKRYEKRPRAVMYSSFTNMMPQALQTFLTVEDMNARKARIRLLHRLLDTYTLEEIGQVLGELSHQQEHLAVALEHALYAIKHPVFRPEPFSESHTPPALHGQIPMLDEYDRILGVRVE, from the coding sequence ATGTTGAAAGTGCCACAACAACAGTATATCCGATTTTTGCGAGAAGTCGAAGGGTGTTCGATTCAGGAAATTGCGGAACGTGTCCAGGTGAATTGGCGAACCGCCAAGAAATATGCGGATCGCGACGATTGGAATGAACCGGTATGCAAGCGAAAAGGCCGCCATCCGGTGTTGGGACCGTACTTAGAGATTATTGACACATGGCTGGAGGATGATGAGCGTCTTCCACGCAAGCAACGCCATACAGCCGTCCGCATGTTTCAGCGGTTACGGGATGAGTACGGCTTCCCTGGCGGGCAGCGAACGGTATCCGAATATGTCTCCAAACGGAAGAAAGCCATGGCAGCCGAACGAGCCGAACATTTTGAGCGTTTGGAGCATCCAGGTGGAGAAGCTCAGGCTGACTTCGGGACGGTGTACGTGGTCAAGTCGGGAGAACTGGTGGAGCGGAAAGTATTGACCCTGTCGTTTCCGTACAGCAATGCCGCCTTTGTGTTCCCGGTTCCGAAAGAAAACACGGAATGCTTTCTGGAGGCCTTAGGGCGGCTATTTCAGCAAATGGGAGGGGTTCCTCGCAAGATTTGGTTTGACAACTTGTCCGCTGCTGTTGTGTCCATCCAGCAAGGCGGAAAACGAGAGTGTACGGAAGCGTTTCGGCGTTTCTGCGCCCATTACCGCTTTGAGCCCCTGTTTTGCAATCCATACAGCGGCCATGAGAAAGGCCATGTGGAAAACAAAGTGGGGTATGGACGCCGGAACTGGTGTGTTCCGCCACCGGTTATCGATACGCCGGAACAACTGGAGACGTATTTGGCGGAAGCTGCCCGTGCGGATATGCAGCGCCCTCACTATGTGAAAAAGCAAACCATTGCCGAGTTGTGGGAGCAAGAAAAATGCAAGCTGCTGACGCTGCCGACGACACCGCTGGAGATTTTCCGGCTGGAGACGTGCCACCTGAACAAATACGCTGAGCTGTCGTTTGACGCGGCTCTCTTCCCGTTGCCGCAGTGTCGGGCCATGCAGCCGGTTTTGGTGAAAGTCAAGTGGGATGTGCTGGAGGTGTTAACGGCAGACGGGACATATACCCCGATTGTGACATTGCCTCGTCCCTATACGGAGAAAGTCATTTCAGTAGATTGGAAGGCGGTATTGAAGAGATATGAAAAACGCCCGCGGGCGGTGATGTATTCTTCCTTTACCAACATGATGCCTCAGGCGCTCCAAACGTTTTTGACGGTGGAAGACATGAATGCACGAAAAGCACGAATTCGCCTGCTCCATCGATTGCTCGACACCTATACGTTGGAGGAAATCGGGCAAGTACTGGGAGAATTGTCGCATCAGCAAGAGCATCTGGCTGTTGCCTTGGAGCATGCCCTTTACGCGATAAAACACCCTGTTTTCCGCCCGGAACCGTTTTCAGAGTCGCATACACCCCCTGCCCTTCACGGGCAGATACCCATGCTGGATGAGTACGACCGGATCCTGGGGGTGAGGGTGGAATGA
- a CDS encoding MATE family efflux transporter: protein MEAQPLREKDEASEDGKLGLFALTWPIFLELFLFTLIGITDTFMLSGLSDEAVSAVGAVNQFMFIAILVLEVIGNGASIVVAQYIGSRKLQEAGKIGANAVTLNLLIGLLMSVGFLLCGDALLQTANLQGNVLVLAQSYTAIVGGGLFLQAIINTLASMIRTYGYTRESMLISLGINIVHVAGNYLLIFGKFGFPQLGVEGAAISTVLSRGLGLVVFFLVYYRLVEYKATWKDYTAITKSYVGKICRVGIPSAFEQITYNACQSVFLYYATFLGAAALASRQYVLNISMMIYLFSLAIGMGTAIITGRLVGAGRPEEAYRQVWKSLRWGFVCTVIVNIAVIVFREPIMGLFTADPDILRISTQVILLSILLETGRVFNIILINSLRAAGDAKLPVYMGLISMVGISLPLGYVLAFHAHLGLAGIWLAVAADEWIRGGVMFFRWRSRAWERKSLVDPPKEASRQLGTDVPAG, encoded by the coding sequence ATGGAAGCACAACCCCTGCGGGAAAAGGATGAGGCGAGCGAAGACGGGAAGCTTGGCTTGTTCGCTTTGACATGGCCCATTTTTTTGGAGCTGTTTTTGTTTACGCTGATCGGGATTACGGATACCTTCATGCTCAGCGGGCTGTCCGATGAAGCGGTATCGGCGGTGGGAGCCGTGAACCAGTTCATGTTTATCGCGATTCTGGTTCTGGAGGTCATCGGGAACGGGGCCTCGATTGTGGTCGCCCAGTACATCGGCTCGCGAAAGCTCCAAGAGGCAGGGAAAATTGGAGCCAATGCTGTGACTCTAAACCTGCTGATCGGGCTGCTGATGAGCGTCGGCTTCCTGCTGTGCGGAGACGCGCTGCTCCAAACGGCCAATCTCCAGGGCAATGTCCTCGTTCTGGCACAGTCGTACACGGCGATTGTCGGAGGAGGCCTGTTTTTGCAGGCGATCATCAACACGCTGGCCAGCATGATTCGGACCTATGGATATACTCGGGAAAGCATGCTCATTTCCTTGGGCATCAATATCGTGCACGTGGCAGGCAACTACTTGCTGATTTTCGGGAAGTTTGGCTTCCCGCAATTGGGAGTGGAAGGAGCGGCTATCTCGACCGTGCTTAGCAGGGGGCTGGGCCTGGTCGTCTTCTTCCTGGTTTACTACCGGCTGGTCGAGTACAAGGCGACATGGAAGGATTACACGGCGATCACCAAGTCGTACGTGGGTAAAATCTGCAGAGTGGGGATCCCCTCTGCATTTGAGCAAATCACGTACAACGCCTGTCAGTCTGTCTTCCTCTACTACGCTACCTTTTTGGGAGCTGCGGCTCTCGCGTCCAGGCAGTATGTGCTCAATATTTCGATGATGATTTATTTGTTCAGCCTGGCAATCGGTATGGGAACGGCCATCATCACAGGAAGGCTGGTTGGAGCTGGCAGACCGGAGGAGGCGTACCGGCAAGTATGGAAGAGCTTGCGGTGGGGGTTTGTATGTACAGTGATCGTCAACATTGCTGTGATCGTCTTTCGGGAGCCGATCATGGGGCTCTTCACCGCCGATCCAGACATATTGCGCATCAGTACCCAAGTGATTCTTCTCAGCATTTTGCTGGAAACAGGCCGGGTGTTCAACATCATCCTGATCAATTCCTTGCGTGCGGCCGGTGACGCCAAGCTGCCCGTCTATATGGGACTGATCTCGATGGTAGGAATCAGCCTGCCGCTGGGGTACGTCCTGGCGTTCCATGCCCATCTCGGCCTGGCAGGCATCTGGCTGGCAGTCGCCGCGGATGAATGGATTCGCGGGGGCGTTATGTTTTTCCGCTGGCGCAGCAGGGCGTGGGAACGCAAAAGCCTGGTCGATCCCCCCAAGGAGGCGAGCCGACAGCTCGGAACGGATGTGCCGGCTGGCTGA
- a CDS encoding response regulator, whose protein sequence is MARILVADDSLVVREYLKVILERAGHQVIAEATRGTEAYQKYAVFQPDLVTMDINMPDMNGIEAVKMIISRFPHAKIIMVSTHGLKPLVFEAVTAGATHYIIKPINEETLLVAIENALI, encoded by the coding sequence ATGGCTCGTATACTTGTTGCTGATGACTCCTTGGTTGTTCGAGAATACTTGAAGGTAATATTGGAACGAGCTGGTCATCAGGTGATTGCAGAAGCTACAAGAGGAACGGAAGCTTATCAGAAATACGCCGTCTTTCAGCCCGATCTGGTGACGATGGATATCAACATGCCTGACATGAACGGGATCGAGGCAGTCAAAATGATTATCAGCAGGTTTCCCCATGCGAAGATTATCATGGTAAGTACGCACGGACTGAAGCCGCTCGTTTTTGAAGCTGTGACAGCCGGTGCCACGCACTATATCATCAAGCCGATCAACGAAGAAACGCTGCTGGTCGCCATTGAAAACGCCCTGATCTAA